Genomic window (Syntrophorhabdales bacterium):
TTCTTCTGGTTCACTCGTGCGGATGACGTAGATGCCGTCCAGGGCTTCCTCTCTCTGGATCGATTGCTCGTTCCGGGCAAAGGAGAAGGTTCCTTCCCCGATCGTCACTTTGAAGTGCTTGCCTACCTTGAACCGCTTGAGCACGCCCCCGACTTTTTTCCCGATCTCGGCCTTGTCGAGCGGGGTGCGGGTGCGCCGTGCCACCTGCCGTTCGATGCGCTCAAGTTCCCTCTCCGTCGCGGCAAGGAGCTCTTCTCGCTTTCTCTTGCGCTCCTCGGCCAGAAGCGGGTTGAAGCAGGCGATGAGCCGCTCGCCGGGGTAGTCGTCGGATGCGATCTCGGCAAGATCCGTCTGGTCGAAGAGCGAGAGCTGGAGGGCACCCCCTTCGACCAGGTTCCGGATAGCCCGGGAGCGCAGCGCCGAGATCCAGCCGATACCCGGGTGGCTCTTCAGGGTCTCGAGCTGCGTCGTCGTGAGCATGCCCCGGTCGCCGACCAGAACGAGGCGGTTCAATCCGAAGCGGCCTTTCAGTGTTTCGACCTGGTCGGGTACCGTGGTGGGGTCACCGGTGTTGCCGGGATAGACGCTGACCGCGACCGGCAAGCCCTCGTGGTCGGTGACGACCCCGTAGACGATGATCGGCTTCCCTTTCTCTTTGTCCCGGTCGTGGCCGAAGAGGGCCAGGGGACAGGTCCTTCCTTCGTAGTAGCTGCTCGTCACGTCGTAGAGCACGGGTGCCCCTTCCGCGAGGTGCTTTGCAGCGAGCTTCTTTTCAATGGTTTCCTGGCGGGACAGAAGCCAGTCCATCGCCCGGTAGAGATCGTCCTCGTCGGCATCACCAACGCCGAGCTCTTCCGCGAGCGTGGTGGTATGCATGAGCCGGGCCGTGGCCAGTTTCGAGGAAGGGTGGAGGAGCCGCTCCGCCAGCATGGCGATGACGAGATCGCGCTCGCGGCTTCTCCTGGATGCGATGACGGTATCGAGGCCGATTCTCCGGATCGTTCCCAGTACTGCCTCCACATGGCCGTGCGCCAAGGAGCGCTCGATATGGAAGGCTTCCTTCGGTGCGACAACGGTTTCACCCTTCAGGACGCGCCGGAGTGCTTCGACCTTCTCTTCCGGCCAGTCCGTGAGATTCGCAACCGTCCGCCGCTTGA
Coding sequences:
- a CDS encoding IS1634 family transposase, producing the protein MYIDVVPNRNSRPAVLLREAWREGKKVKRRTVANLTDWPEEKVEALRRVLKGETVVAPKEAFHIERSLAHGHVEAVLGTIRRIGLDTVIASRRSRERDLVIAMLAERLLHPSSKLATARLMHTTTLAEELGVGDADEDDLYRAMDWLLSRQETIEKKLAAKHLAEGAPVLYDVTSSYYEGRTCPLALFGHDRDKEKGKPIIVYGVVTDHEGLPVAVSVYPGNTGDPTTVPDQVETLKGRFGLNRLVLVGDRGMLTTTQLETLKSHPGIGWISALRSRAIRNLVEGGALQLSLFDQTDLAEIASDDYPGERLIACFNPLLAEERKRKREELLAATERELERIERQVARRTRTPLDKAEIGKKVGGVLKRFKVGKHFKVTIGEGTFSFARNEQSIQREEALDGIYVIRTSEPEETLSPEDAVRTYKNLAHVERAFRSLKGLDLLIRSIWHRTEAHVKAHIFLCLLAYYVEWHMRRALAPLLFDDEELPEKRKTRHAVRPAKASPSALRKKRTGMTPDGLPVQSFSTLLAELATRCRHRVRIGTDPAQPSFSRVTELTPLQARAFELLRL